From the Clostridium sp. Marseille-P299 genome, one window contains:
- a CDS encoding GNAT family N-acetyltransferase → MPDMLVNLLAIDDYHEDINHLKSEGIEIFRALSPDKFRIVDWVKEHSSINAAGECDKCFSNQPVSCFIAVKGSSIIGYACYNATALNFFGPTRVLSEYQGKGIGKALLLRSLHAMREEGYAYAIIGGVGPVKFYERCVHATLIESSKQYSIYENFLGGKKRQEM, encoded by the coding sequence ATGCCGGATATGTTAGTGAACTTATTAGCGATTGATGATTATCATGAAGATATCAATCATTTAAAATCTGAAGGGATTGAGATATTTCGTGCTCTATCTCCGGATAAGTTTCGAATTGTTGATTGGGTAAAAGAACATTCAAGTATTAATGCAGCAGGAGAGTGCGATAAATGTTTTTCCAATCAGCCTGTTTCGTGTTTTATCGCAGTGAAAGGGAGTAGTATTATTGGTTATGCCTGTTATAATGCAACTGCTCTGAACTTTTTTGGACCAACTAGAGTACTATCTGAGTATCAAGGGAAAGGAATAGGAAAGGCACTTCTTCTTCGATCGTTACATGCAATGAGAGAGGAGGGCTATGCTTATGCTATAATTGGAGGTGTAGGACCAGTCAAGTTTTATGAAAGATGTGTTCATGCAACTTTAATTGAAAGTTCGAAACAATATAGCATTTATGAGAATTTTTTAGGTGGTAAGAAAAGACAAGAGATGTAA
- a CDS encoding N-acetylglucosamine kinase, whose protein sequence is MQYVVGLDGGGTKTQMQIIDMTGTIIRTARAGSLNYNSVSKEELSNTIESLMNILCELPEGISNCKGICISTAGISNKEAIEFITENLVSRGLNCDIHIVGDHEAALYGAFGKPEGIVLISGTGSICFGMNREGIRHRTGGYGHLIDDEGSGYAIGRDILKVAVQTYDKRISDSVILDFVLKELNCNSIEDIIRYTYNPNWNKANIAALAPLLLKAMEEGDVHANHICKKAVDNLVNLVLPTAEILNLKEGNLALLGGILTHYIPIKEMLIQKLSMVLPTLKIITPLNDSVTGAAKIALNRYKLKN, encoded by the coding sequence ATGCAATATGTTGTAGGGTTAGACGGTGGCGGAACAAAAACTCAAATGCAAATTATAGATATGACGGGAACGATTATACGAACTGCAAGGGCAGGTTCTCTTAATTATAACAGTGTAAGTAAAGAAGAACTTTCAAATACGATTGAATCATTAATGAATATACTTTGTGAGCTACCAGAAGGAATAAGTAATTGTAAAGGTATTTGTATTTCAACCGCAGGTATTAGCAATAAAGAAGCGATTGAATTTATAACAGAAAATTTAGTAAGCAGAGGGTTAAATTGTGACATTCACATTGTTGGTGATCATGAAGCAGCATTATACGGAGCGTTTGGAAAACCAGAAGGAATCGTGCTAATTAGTGGTACTGGATCTATTTGCTTTGGTATGAATCGTGAAGGAATCAGACACCGAACTGGAGGATATGGACACCTAATTGATGATGAAGGAAGTGGTTATGCCATCGGGCGAGATATCTTAAAAGTTGCAGTACAGACCTATGATAAACGTATATCAGACAGTGTTATATTGGACTTTGTTTTAAAAGAACTAAACTGTAATTCCATTGAAGATATTATTCGTTATACATACAACCCCAATTGGAACAAAGCAAACATAGCTGCACTAGCTCCTTTGTTATTAAAAGCAATGGAAGAAGGCGATGTTCATGCCAATCACATATGTAAGAAGGCTGTAGATAATTTGGTAAATTTGGTCTTGCCTACAGCAGAGATTCTTAATTTAAAAGAGGGTAACCTTGCCTTATTAGGTGGTATTTTAACTCATTATATACCAATTAAGGAAATGCTGATACAGAAGCTTTCAATGGTTTTACCCACATTAAAAATTATTACTCCATTGAATGATAGTGTAACAGGAGCTGCAAAGATTGCGTTGAATCGATACAAACTTAAAAACTAA
- a CDS encoding glycoside hydrolase family 3 protein — MNLSFREKIGQRLVVGFPGTEIDEELEELIRTYKVGNFILFKHNIKDASHLRNLCERLQELSRKHTGHSAFITVDQEGGMVTRLGEDCVNIPGAMALAALNNEEKIYKAGKITGEQLKTLGINFNLAPVADVNSNMDNPVIGVRSYGDDPIQVARYSTAMMKGLVDGGVLASAKHFPGHGDTNVDSHLGLPQVNKTLEEMKQCELVPFQALIDAGIPAITTSHIIFPALEKENLPATMSRSIITGLLKGSLGFQGLVISDCMEMSAIQKYYGTIEGIKNAIKAGVDLIFVSHTMHLAREASDVLTKMLEEGELAVDEMDASVRKILDYKEKYINASLVINESYESSELNELSRPHESNGLEESSEHNELSRPHESNELEESSEHHETSRPDESSEVNELRKPYETNVPYELSEPYESSEPYESNELDELSEHHESSEFDESIEHHKSSRAYEFTSHEFNATEGIKYSNQLLKESLTPVQMPKNQIPKIDQNTLFLGCVPFRATNILNQDEGMFHFAEYMARYFHAEGILTSPNPTTHEIESLALKMEEASSVVIATYNAHLYKEQLQLVNMAAQKNQNVIVFAMRNPYDLKDLPSNVFGIAAYEYTRKSLEILAEYLEAPFDLKGKLPIKM, encoded by the coding sequence ATGAATTTATCATTTAGAGAGAAAATCGGACAACGGCTTGTAGTCGGTTTTCCAGGAACAGAGATTGATGAAGAGTTAGAAGAATTGATACGTACTTATAAAGTTGGTAATTTTATTTTGTTTAAACATAACATTAAAGATGCATCGCATTTAAGAAATCTGTGTGAACGACTACAGGAACTTTCACGAAAGCATACTGGACATAGTGCCTTTATTACAGTTGACCAAGAAGGGGGAATGGTTACTAGATTAGGAGAAGACTGTGTTAATATTCCCGGTGCAATGGCATTAGCAGCTCTAAATAACGAAGAGAAGATTTATAAGGCAGGTAAAATAACGGGTGAGCAATTAAAGACATTAGGGATTAATTTTAATTTGGCACCAGTAGCAGATGTGAATTCGAATATGGATAATCCAGTCATTGGAGTAAGAAGTTATGGAGATGACCCAATTCAAGTGGCAAGGTATAGTACTGCTATGATGAAAGGTCTAGTAGATGGTGGAGTTTTAGCTTCTGCAAAACATTTTCCAGGGCATGGTGATACGAATGTGGATTCTCATCTTGGCTTACCTCAAGTCAATAAGACATTAGAAGAGATGAAACAATGTGAATTGGTACCATTTCAAGCGTTGATAGATGCTGGGATACCAGCAATTACGACTTCCCATATTATATTTCCAGCATTGGAAAAGGAAAATCTACCAGCTACTATGTCACGAAGTATTATCACTGGTTTATTAAAGGGAAGTTTGGGATTCCAGGGTTTAGTTATTAGTGATTGCATGGAAATGAGTGCAATTCAAAAATATTATGGAACGATAGAAGGAATCAAAAACGCAATAAAGGCAGGAGTTGATTTAATCTTTGTTTCACATACGATGCATTTAGCTAGAGAAGCATCTGATGTTTTGACTAAAATGCTTGAAGAGGGCGAGCTGGCTGTAGATGAAATGGATGCATCTGTTCGTAAAATATTAGATTATAAGGAGAAATATATAAATGCTAGTTTAGTAATTAACGAAAGCTATGAATCAAGTGAACTCAATGAATTAAGTAGACCACATGAATCAAATGGACTCGAGGAATCAAGTGAACATAATGAATTAAGTAGACCTCATGAATCAAATGAACTCGAGGAATCAAGTGAACACCATGAAACAAGTAGACCCGATGAATCAAGTGAAGTCAATGAATTGAGGAAACCTTATGAAACAAATGTACCTTATGAATTAAGTGAACCTTATGAATCAAGCGAACCTTATGAATCAAATGAACTTGATGAATTAAGTGAACATCATGAATCAAGTGAATTCGATGAATCAATTGAACACCATAAATCAAGTAGAGCATATGAATTTACATCTCATGAATTTAATGCTACCGAGGGGATTAAATATTCAAATCAATTACTTAAAGAAAGTTTAACCCCCGTTCAAATGCCCAAAAACCAAATTCCGAAAATTGATCAAAATACCCTTTTTCTTGGTTGTGTGCCATTTCGAGCTACGAATATCTTGAATCAAGATGAAGGAATGTTTCATTTCGCTGAATATATGGCAAGGTATTTTCATGCTGAAGGAATCCTAACTTCACCGAATCCAACCACTCATGAAATAGAATCCTTAGCGTTAAAGATGGAAGAAGCAAGTTCGGTGGTAATTGCTACATACAATGCTCATTTATATAAAGAACAGTTGCAGTTGGTTAATATGGCAGCACAAAAAAATCAAAATGTTATTGTATTTGCAATGAGAAATCCATATGATTTAAAAGATTTACCATCCAATGTGTTTGGAATAGCAGCATATGAATATACGAGAAAAAGTTTAGAGATATTGGCAGAATACTTAGAAGCACCATTTGATTTAAAAGGTAAGCTACCAATTAAGATGTAG